One genomic segment of Panicum virgatum strain AP13 chromosome 2N, P.virgatum_v5, whole genome shotgun sequence includes these proteins:
- the LOC120659238 gene encoding uncharacterized protein LOC120659238, with protein MSAIPQEFFKVPRSEWLQNIHRLYISFDWFMKGELKIQHSDFQILLEESFFLRSQRELQMESFLSAVLGELMTRSVSFIINKCSNPPGLAVEDSLQRALLRAQVIIEEAVGRQITNQAMLQQLGLLRDAMHRGYYKLDTFRYQPQYAEGGKDHQTVSHFMSPSKLTSARDPYFSSPRAQNLGPLREALDRLTSMIVDVNELVIFLMSYPRLYRQPYSMHILLGNCMFGRQMEVELVINFLLHEQPHGSEEFEVLPIVGPARVGKSTLVTHGCKDERVRDRFSELFFLNEHELTDENPALREVCAMKNQNSVSKCNKDKRLLLVVELAGDLNEDAWNRLYHASRQCVPSGSKIIVTSRSDKVVKLGTTRPLTLKYLPHEAYWYFFKTLTFGSMDPETHPRLIQLAMEIAKTQNGSFDGAYITSSLLRDNFDIQFWSKVLTFLRQMIQKHVSKFGDHPSHLMNQNRPTQIGRMVAPCQEFVVYCQYQISSQEEVPKTRIQDLMYGSVMLPHGKFDVLVWRPSIPPYYSYIATCEVRELRTTAAKRKRSRKDKVALC; from the exons ATGAGTGCAATCCCACAGGAATTCTTCAAAGTTCCTAG ATCTGAATGGTTGCAAAACATCCATAGGCTATACATAAGTTTTGATTGGTTTATGAAAGGAGAACTCAAGATACAGCATTCAGATTTTCAGATATTGTTGGAGGAG AGTTTCTTCCTGAGGAGCCAGAGAGAACTCCAAATGGAAAGTTTCCTTTCTGCAGTCCTGGGTGAGCTGATGACTCGATCCGTAAGTTTCATCATCAACAAGTGCTCAAACCCACCAGGGCTGGCTGTGGAGGACAGCCTACAAAGGGCTCTCCTCCGGGCGCAGGTCATCATTGAGGAGGCTGTGGGACGGCAGATCACAAATCAAGCCATGCTCCAGCAGTTGGGCTTGCTGAGAGATGCCATGCATCGAGGATACTACAAGCTCGACACCTTCAGGTACCAGCCTCAGTATGCGGAGGGCGGCAAAGATCATCAAACTGTGAGTCACTTTATGTCCCCGTCCAAGCTAACCTCTGCAAGGGATCCCTATTTCTCGAGTCCAAGGGCACAGAACTTGGGACCACTAAGAGAGGCACTTGACAGATTGACCTCCATGATTGTTGATGTGAATGAATTGGTCATTTTCTTGATGAGCTACCCTCGTCTGTATCGCCAACCTTACAGCATGCATATCCTGTTGGGTAACTGCATGTTTGGCCGCCAGATGGAAGTAGAACTTGTCATTAATTTCCTGTTGCATGAACAACCCCATGGTTCTGAAGAATTTGAGGTCCTGCCAATTGTCGGTCCAGCCAGAGTGGGGAAGAGCACCCTTGTCACTCATGGTTGCAAGGATGAAAGAGTCCGTGATCGTTTCTCAGAACTCTTTTTTCTGAACGAACATGAGCTTACAGATGAAAATCCAGCTTTAAGAGAGGTATGTGCAATGAAAAATCAGAATAGCgtgtcaaaatgcaacaaagACAAGAGATTGCTGCTTGTTGTTGAGTTAGCTGGGGATCTTAATGAAGATGCATGGAATAGGTTGTATCATGCTTCCAGACAGTGTGTTCCCAGTGGTAGTAAAATCATAGTCACCAGCCGGTCAGACAAGGTTGTAAAGTTAGGAACAACACGACCTCTAACTCTGAAATATCTACCACATGAAGCATACTGGTATTTCTTCAAGACGCTTACATTTGGAAGCATGGATCCGGAGACGCATCCGAGGCTCATACAACTGGCCATGGAGATAGCCAAAACGCAGAATGGTTCCTTCGATGGTGCATACATCACCTCTTCTTTGTTGAGGGACAACTTTGACATTCAATTTTGGTCGAAGGTTCTGACTTTCTTGAGACAGATGATACAGAAGCATGTCTCCAAATTTGGCGATCATCCATCTCATCTTATGAACCAAAATAGACCTACACAAATTGGGAGAATGGTTGCACCTTGTCAAGAGTTTGTGGTATACTGTCAGTATCAAATCTCTTCACAAGAGGAGGTTCCAAAGACAAGAATCCAAGATTTGATGTATGGAAGCGTTATGCTGCCTCATGGTAAATTTGATGTTCTAGTATGGCGACCAAGTATACCGCCATACTATAGTTATATCGCTACTTGTGAGGTTCGAGAGCTAAGAACTACAGCTGCCAAGAGGAAGCGTTCTAGGAAAGATAAAGTTGCACTTTGttag
- the LOC120659239 gene encoding uncharacterized protein LOC120659239, with protein sequence MSILLAAVLGDLTTRSINFLIKSSFQATTPDVEDRLRRILFRAQVIVDEAMGRQITNRGVLQQLDMLRDAMHHSYYILDTFRYQSHSEEEAKGLFVNGASMVTLLRWSNLSTPCSMSSRASWLMKTVHPTNLLPRKLYGVSCTELLVSYDYSCIVTWCSKVQPHQSKGVCCKNTR encoded by the exons ATGAGTATTCTCCTTGCTGCTGTTCTGGGCGACCTGACAACGAGATCCATAAATTTCCTCATAAAAAGTAGCTTCCAGGCAACAACACCGGACGTGGAGGATCGCCTCCGCAGGATCCTGTTCCGGGCACAGGTCATCGTTGATGAAGCCATGGGACGGCAGATCACAAACCGAGGTGTTCTTCAGCAGCTGGACATGCTCAGAGACGCCATGCACCACAGCTATTACATCCTCGACACCTTCAGATACCAATCTCACAGCGAAGAGGAGGCCAAAG GTCTTTTTGTCAACGGAGCCTCAATGGTCACCTTATTGAGATGGAGCAATTTATCAACTCCTTGTTCCATGTCAAGCAGAGCCTCTTGGTTGATGAAGACTGTGCATCCTACCAATCTTTTGCCAAGAAAGCTTTATGGAGTTAGTTGTACTGAATTGCTTGTTTCATATGATTACAGCTGCATAG TCACCTGGTGCTCCAAAGTCCAACCACACCAATCTAAAGGTGTCTGCTGCAAGAATACAAGGTAG
- the LOC120659242 gene encoding putative disease resistance protein RGA3, producing the protein HDVNELVVFLMSYPRLYRQPYSMHILLGNCMFGRQMEVELVISFLLHKQSHGSEELEVLPMVGPARVGKSTLVAHVCRDERVRDHFSEIFFLHSHEVTDDKLAFREGCRMKDQNTVPKSNKDKILLVVVELAGDPKEDAWSRLYHAFKRCAPSGSKIVVTSRSDKVVKFGTTPPLTLEYLPHEVYWYFFKTLTFGGMDPEMHPRLMQLAMEIARTQNGSFDGAHITSCLLRGNFDIQFWSKVLSFLRGFIQKHVSKFGEHPLYSLGQNRPTEVGRMVTPSQELVISHQYQCSSQEEVPKIRLQDVMYGSVKPHGEVDVLSWRSQIPPYYSYIATCEIRELRTTAAKRKRSMKDGVTVG; encoded by the coding sequence caTGATGTGAATGAGTTGGTCGTTTTCTTGATGAGCTACCCTCGCCTGTATCGCCAACCTTACAGCATGCATATACTGTTGGGTAACTGCATGTTTGGCCGCCAGATGGAAGTAGAACTTGTCATTAGTTTCCTGTTGCACAAACAATCCCATGGTTCTGAAGAATTGGAGGTCCTGCCAATGGTCGGTCCTGCCAGAGTCGGGAAGAGCACCCTTGTTGCTCATGTTTGCAGGGACGAACGAGTCCGTGATCATTTCTCAGAAATCTTTTTCCTGCACAGCCATGAGGTTACAGATGACAAGCTAGCTTTCAGAGAAGGATGTAGAATGAAAGATCAGAATACCGTGCCAAAATCGAACAAAGACAAGATATTGCTAGTTGTTGTTGAGTTAGCTGGGGATCCTAAGGAAGATGCATGGAGTAGGTTGTATCATGCTTTTAAACGGTGTGCTCCCAGCGGAAGTAAAATCGTAGTCACCAGCCGATCAGACAAAGTTGTAAAATTTGGAACAACGCCGCCTCTAACTCTTGAGTATCTGCCCCATGAGGTGTATTGGTATTTCTTCAAGACGCTTACATTTGGAGGCATGGATCCGGAGATGCATCCAAGGCTCATGCAACTGGCCATGGAGATAGCCAGAACGCAGAATGGTTCCTTTGATGGCGCACACATCACTTCGTGTTTGTTAAGGGGCAACTTTGACATTCAGTTTTGGTCCAAGGTTCTGAGCTTCTTGAGAGGGTTCATCCAGAAGCATGTCTCCAAATTCGGTGAGCATCCACTTTATTCTCTGGGCCAAAATAGACCTACAGAAGTTGGGAGAATGGTTACACCTTCTCAAGAACTTGTGATTTCTCATCAGTATCAATGCTCTTCACAAGAGGAGGTTCCAAAGATAAGACTCCAAGATGTGATGTATGGAAGTGTTAAGCCTCATGGTGAAGTTGATGTCCTATCATGGAGATCTCAGATACCGCCATACTATAGCTACATCGCTACTTGCGAGATTAGAGAGCTAAGAACTACAGCTGCCAAGAGGAAGCGTTCTATGAAAGATGGAGTAACAGTTGGTTAG
- the LOC120659074 gene encoding ubiquitin-like — translation MESKDQNKEVALSQQQRDRLHLIQYLRFARKQREAGLAVPDYNIQKESTLHMELRLGRGMTILVKTMAHTTMMLEVELSDTVFDVKKKIQDTDGIPIREQRLIYTGRQLIDNRTLADYDIQKGSQMHLRSMCQ, via the exons ATGGAGTCTAAGGATCAAAACAAGGAGGTCGCTTTGTCACAGCAGCAGCGCGACCGGCTGCATCTCATCCAGTATCTCAGGTTTGCTCGGAAGCAGCGCGAGGCCGGCCTTGCCGTTCCTGACTATAACATTCAGAAGGAGTCTACTCTTCACATGGAGCTCAGGCTGGGGAGGGGCATGACGATCCTTGTCAAGACTATGGCACACACTACCATGATGCTGGAGGTTGAGCTATCTGACACAGTTTTTGATGTGAAGAAAAAGATCCAGGACACGGATGGAATACCAATCAGGGAGCAGCGCCTCATCTACACCGGCAGGCAGCTCATAGACAACAGAACCCTAGCCGACTACGACATCCAGAagggatcccaaatgcacctg AGGTCTATGTGCCAGTAG
- the LOC120659240 gene encoding pentatricopeptide repeat-containing protein At3g06430, chloroplastic-like isoform X1 — MGPPAYTASLSPGSALFSNSRMPPPRLLRPGLGVPGRAEVGVLSAAGRYGGGRLTPPQEKRRPAPPQEKRRPSDSSQFPERKRHWKAGEFPAGSASGRDGGRAAPLQEKRHWKAGDFPAGAAGGRDGGRPTPPQEKRHWKAGEFPGTSAGHDSKASRTPLKNVKKRLDARADAKAWACTVTEALADSINSKNWREAVQVFEMLKEQPFYHPKEGTYMKLIVLLGRSGQAAQAHQLFDEMLQQGCQPTPELYTALIGAYCRSGLLDESLQLLTDMKASPLCQPDDYTYSTIIKACVDASRFDLVEAMYKDMAERSISPNTVTQNIVLSGYGKAGWLDDMERVLSDMLDSTTCKPDVWTMNIILSLFGNRGQVEAMEKWYEKFRSYGIEPETRTLNILIGAYGKKRMYDKMSAVMEYMRKLAFPWTTATYNNVIEAFAEAGDAKNMEHTFNQMRSEGMKPDTKTFCCLINGFSKAGFFHKVVGMVKLAEKLGVPTDTSFHNAILGACAKADDLMEMERVFMHMKHKQCDPDAMTYSILVEAYRKEGMTDKIYALHQENPTLAPTDLVIV; from the exons ATGGGTCCGCCGGCCTACACCGCTTCCCTTTCTCCCGGTTCCGCTCTCTTCTCCAACTCCCgaatgccgccgccgcgtcttCTCCGGCCGGGCCTTGGGGTGCCGGGGAGAGCGGAGGTGGGGGTGTTGTCGGCCGCCGGCAggtacggcggcggccgcctcacCCCGCCGCAGGAGAAGCGCCGCCCGGCCCCGCCGCAAGAGAAGCGCCGGCCCTCAGACTCATCCCAATTCCCGGAACGGAAGCGGCACTGGAAGGCGGGGGAGTTTCCGGCGGGGTCCGCCTCCGGCAGggacggcggccgcgccgccccgctgcaGGAGAAGCGGCACTGGAAGGCGGGGGATTTCCCGGCGGGGGCCGCTGGCGGCAGGGACGGCGGCCGCCCCACCCCACCGCAGGAGAAGCGGCACTGGAAGGCGGGGGAGTTCCCGGGGACCTCCGCCGGTCACGATTCGAAAGCGTCGAGGACGCCCCTCAAGAACGTCAAGAAGCGGCTGGACGCCCGCGCGGACGCCAAGGCGTGGGCGTGCACCGTCACCGAGGCCCTCGCCGACAGCATCAACTCCAAGAACTGGCGAGAGGCGGTGCAG GTCTTCGAGATGCTCAAGGAGCAGCCATTCTACCATCCGAAAGAGGGCACCTACATGAAGCTCATCGTGCTGCTTGGCAGATCGGGCCAGGCCGCCCAAGCGCACCAGCTATTCGACGAGATGCTGCAACAAGGATGCCAACCCACCCCTGAGCTCTACACCGCCTTGATTGGGGCCTACTGCCGCAGCGGCCTACTGGATGAGTCACTCCAGCTCCTCACCGACATGAAGGCCTCTCCACTGTGCCAGCCTGACGACTACACCTACAGCACCATCATCAAGGCCTGTGTTGATGCCAGCAGATTTGACCTTGTTGAAGCTATGTACAAAGACATGGCTGAGCGCTCGATATCACCCAACACGGTCACACAGAACATTGTCCTCAGCGGGTATGGAAAGGCTGGATGGTTGGATGACATGGAAAGAGTGCTCTCTGACATGCTCGACAGCACGACCTGCAAGCCGGATGTCTGGACAATGAACATTATCTTAAGCCTGTTTGGAAACAGGGGGCAGGTGGAAGCGATGGAGAAATGGTATGAGAAATTTCGAAGCTATGGCATCGAACCGGAAACTCGCACACTGAACATTCTCATTGGTGCCTATGGGAAGAAGCGGATGTACGATAAGATGTCTGCAGTCATGGAGTACATGCGCAAGCTAGCATTTCCATGGACCACTGCCACATACAACAATGTGATTGAGGCATTTGCTGAGGCGGGTGATGCCAAAAACATGGAACACACATTTAACCAGATGCGCTCTGAGGGGATGAAGCCAGATACAAAGACCTTCTGTTGTCTAATAAATGGGTTTAGCAAAGCAGGGTTTTTCCATAAGGTTGTGGGCATGGTTAAGCTTGCTGAGAAACTTGGTGTGCCCACAGATACATCGTTCCACAATGCTATTCTTGGTGCATGTGCAAAAGCAGATGATCTGATGGAGATGGAGAGGGTCTTCATGCACATGAAGCATAAGCAGTGTGATCCGGATGCCATGACATACTCTATCTTGGTGGAAGCTTATCGGAAGGAAGGGATGACCGACAAGATTTATGCTTTGCATCAGGAGAACCCAACTTTGGCTCCAACTGATCTTGTCATAGTGTAA
- the LOC120659240 gene encoding pentatricopeptide repeat-containing protein At3g06430, chloroplastic-like isoform X2 — protein sequence MGPPAYTASLSPGSALFSNSRMPPPRLLRPGLGVPGRAEVGVLSAAGRYGGGRLTPPQEKRRPAPPQEKRRPSDSSQFPERKRHWKAGEFPAGSASGRDGGRAAPLQEKRHWKAGEFPGTSAGHDSKASRTPLKNVKKRLDARADAKAWACTVTEALADSINSKNWREAVQVFEMLKEQPFYHPKEGTYMKLIVLLGRSGQAAQAHQLFDEMLQQGCQPTPELYTALIGAYCRSGLLDESLQLLTDMKASPLCQPDDYTYSTIIKACVDASRFDLVEAMYKDMAERSISPNTVTQNIVLSGYGKAGWLDDMERVLSDMLDSTTCKPDVWTMNIILSLFGNRGQVEAMEKWYEKFRSYGIEPETRTLNILIGAYGKKRMYDKMSAVMEYMRKLAFPWTTATYNNVIEAFAEAGDAKNMEHTFNQMRSEGMKPDTKTFCCLINGFSKAGFFHKVVGMVKLAEKLGVPTDTSFHNAILGACAKADDLMEMERVFMHMKHKQCDPDAMTYSILVEAYRKEGMTDKIYALHQENPTLAPTDLVIV from the exons ATGGGTCCGCCGGCCTACACCGCTTCCCTTTCTCCCGGTTCCGCTCTCTTCTCCAACTCCCgaatgccgccgccgcgtcttCTCCGGCCGGGCCTTGGGGTGCCGGGGAGAGCGGAGGTGGGGGTGTTGTCGGCCGCCGGCAggtacggcggcggccgcctcacCCCGCCGCAGGAGAAGCGCCGCCCGGCCCCGCCGCAAGAGAAGCGCCGGCCCTCAGACTCATCCCAATTCCCGGAACGGAAGCGGCACTGGAAGGCGGGGGAGTTTCCGGCGGGGTCCGCCTCCGGCAGggacggcggccgcgccgccccgctgcaGGAGAAGCGGCACTGGAAG GCGGGGGAGTTCCCGGGGACCTCCGCCGGTCACGATTCGAAAGCGTCGAGGACGCCCCTCAAGAACGTCAAGAAGCGGCTGGACGCCCGCGCGGACGCCAAGGCGTGGGCGTGCACCGTCACCGAGGCCCTCGCCGACAGCATCAACTCCAAGAACTGGCGAGAGGCGGTGCAG GTCTTCGAGATGCTCAAGGAGCAGCCATTCTACCATCCGAAAGAGGGCACCTACATGAAGCTCATCGTGCTGCTTGGCAGATCGGGCCAGGCCGCCCAAGCGCACCAGCTATTCGACGAGATGCTGCAACAAGGATGCCAACCCACCCCTGAGCTCTACACCGCCTTGATTGGGGCCTACTGCCGCAGCGGCCTACTGGATGAGTCACTCCAGCTCCTCACCGACATGAAGGCCTCTCCACTGTGCCAGCCTGACGACTACACCTACAGCACCATCATCAAGGCCTGTGTTGATGCCAGCAGATTTGACCTTGTTGAAGCTATGTACAAAGACATGGCTGAGCGCTCGATATCACCCAACACGGTCACACAGAACATTGTCCTCAGCGGGTATGGAAAGGCTGGATGGTTGGATGACATGGAAAGAGTGCTCTCTGACATGCTCGACAGCACGACCTGCAAGCCGGATGTCTGGACAATGAACATTATCTTAAGCCTGTTTGGAAACAGGGGGCAGGTGGAAGCGATGGAGAAATGGTATGAGAAATTTCGAAGCTATGGCATCGAACCGGAAACTCGCACACTGAACATTCTCATTGGTGCCTATGGGAAGAAGCGGATGTACGATAAGATGTCTGCAGTCATGGAGTACATGCGCAAGCTAGCATTTCCATGGACCACTGCCACATACAACAATGTGATTGAGGCATTTGCTGAGGCGGGTGATGCCAAAAACATGGAACACACATTTAACCAGATGCGCTCTGAGGGGATGAAGCCAGATACAAAGACCTTCTGTTGTCTAATAAATGGGTTTAGCAAAGCAGGGTTTTTCCATAAGGTTGTGGGCATGGTTAAGCTTGCTGAGAAACTTGGTGTGCCCACAGATACATCGTTCCACAATGCTATTCTTGGTGCATGTGCAAAAGCAGATGATCTGATGGAGATGGAGAGGGTCTTCATGCACATGAAGCATAAGCAGTGTGATCCGGATGCCATGACATACTCTATCTTGGTGGAAGCTTATCGGAAGGAAGGGATGACCGACAAGATTTATGCTTTGCATCAGGAGAACCCAACTTTGGCTCCAACTGATCTTGTCATAGTGTAA